Proteins encoded together in one Mastomys coucha isolate ucsf_1 unplaced genomic scaffold, UCSF_Mcou_1 pScaffold16, whole genome shotgun sequence window:
- the Snapin gene encoding SNARE-associated protein Snapin → MAAAGSAAVSGAGTPVAGPTGRDLFAEGLLEFLRPAVQQLDSHVHAVRESQVELREQIDNLATELCRINEDQKVALDLDPYVKKLLNARRRVVLVNNILQNAQVNNNNNSSSA, encoded by the exons ATGGCCGCGGCTGGTTCCGCTGCCGTGTCAGGGGCCGGGACCCCAGTGGCGGGGCCCACAGGCCGCGACCTCTTTGCCGAGGGGCTCCTGGAGTTCCTGCGACCCGCCGTGCAACAGCTCGACTCTCACGTGCACGCGGTCAG AGAAAGCCAAGTAGAGCTCCGGGAACAAATTGACAACCTAGCTACAG aactGTGCCGGATCAATGAGGATCAGAAGGTGGCCCTGGATCTGGACCCTTATGTTAAGAAGCTGCTTAATGCCAGGCGACGAGTTGTCTTGGTCAACAATATTTTACAGAATGCACAggtaaataacaataataattccAGCAGCGCATAA